The region ATAAAGACAGGAATCAGATCGTATGTAGTTCAGGAATAAATATGGAGATTTTGATAAAGAGACCACATCCGAtgtggattgcctacgtatctttCCCCACAAGAAATCAGGTCATCACGTAGTTCATAGCACAAGGAATATCTTTGGATTTCTATTACATAAGGAGACCAAACCTGATGTGGGTTTTCTACGTATCCAGCCGTAAGGGATAGGTCAATTGTAGTCAAACTTACAAGCAAAAGATCCGATTACAAGGGAAATGGAAACAAACTTTAGACATAGTATCTCTTGACGGCGTCTGAATTGATTACTTTTGGCCATTTTTGGCTGTCCATTTCAGCAAAACTAATGCGCCTCTTGATAGAACTTTTTGAACAATGTAAAACCCTTGCCAATTCTCGTGAACTTTCCTTTACTCATTTTGATGTGGGAAAATGCGTTTTAACCCTAGTTGCCCTATTTCAAGAAGTCGAGCCCTAACTTTCTTGTTGAAAGCTCGaatcattctttttttaaacaGTTGACTGTGGCTAACCGCACTCATTCTCTTCTTATCAATTAATGCCAATTGCTCACACTGGCTGCAAACCCAATTGGCATCGGTCAATTCGGCTTCCTGGATGATTCTTGATGACAATATCTTTACCTTGGCTGGTATCACTGCTTCCGTTCCATATACCAATAGGTAGGGAGTTGCCCAGTTGAAGTTTGGGCCGTTTTGCGATAACCCAACAATGCGTAAGGATAATTCTCATGACAACACTTGTAGTTATCAATCCTCCTCCtcaatatcctcttgatatttTTATTAGCGGCCTCCGTTGATCCATTCGTTTGAGGTCGATAAGCAGTTTCCTTACGGTTTGAATTGTTCGCATATCTCCTTCATCAAGTAACTATTCAAATTTTCTCCATTGTCCATTATGATGGATTCTGGAACCCCAAATTGACATAATATGTTGTTGCGAACAAAGTTGCCACTACCTTCTTCGTCACAGATTTGTATGAGGCAacttctacccacttggtaAAATAGTCGATGGCAACCAAAATGAATCTATGCCTATTTGAGGCAGCTGGCTCGATGAGACCAATAACATCCATGCCCCATGCTGCGAATGGCCAAGGAGAACTCATCACGTTGAGCTCTCTTGGTGGGACTCGAATCAAATCTCCATGTATTTGGCACTGGTGACATTTTTGCACAAACTGACTACATTCActttccatggtcatccagAAGTATCCTGCCCGTACGATCTTTCTTGCTAGAGTGAATCCATTCATGTGCGGTCCGCACACTCCAGCATGTACTTCGTCAAGCAATCTTGTGGCTTCTCCGGCATCCACGCGTCTCAGTAACCCTAAGTTAGAGGTTCTTCTATAAAGTATTTCCCTGTTTAAGAAGAAAGTTTTGGCCATTCTTTGGATTGTTTTCTTTTGGTTGCTCGTCGCATATTTTGGATATTTTCTGATTTCTAAGTAGTTCTTAACATCAGCGTACCATGGCATCCTATTTGGTTCTGCCTCCATATGCGAACAATAAGCATGTTGCTCCTTCAAACTTATCTCAAGCGGATCGATATAACTTCTTTCTGGGTGTTGTATCATGGAGGATATGGTGGCGAAGGCGTTAGCGAACTCATTTTGTACCCTTGGGGTGTGTTTAAACTCAATCTTTCTGAAATTTTTGCATAACCTTTGTATGAGATGTAAATATGGCAGAATTTTGGCATTCTTCGTGGCCCATTTCCCTTGGACCTGATGAATCAGCAAATCTGAGTCACCAATCACCAAAAGTTCCTGAATGTTCATATCGAGGGCCAATTTGAGACCAAGGATGCACGCTTCATATTCTGCAATGTTATTGGTGTGCTTGAATCTTAGCTTTGCTGCCACCGGGTAGTACTGTGCAGAGTGTGACACCAACACAGCTCCAATTTCAGATCCTTTGAAGTTTACCACTCCATCGAAGGATAACCTCCAACCTGGGTATGATTCTATAATGTCTTCCCCTACGAACAATATTTCTTCATTGAGGAAATATGTTCTTAGCGGCTCATACTCTTCATCGACGGGGTTTTTCGCAAGAAGATCGGCCAAGGCTTGCCCTTTGACTTCTTTCTGGCTCACGTACACAATATCAAGCTCACTTAACGGCATCTGCCATTTAGCCAGCTTCCCTGTTGGCATCGGTTTCTAAAATATGTATTTCAGAGGGTCCATTCTCAAAATCAGGTGAGTGGTATAAGATGATAGGTAATGTCTCAACCTTTGGGCGACCCATGTCAAAGCACAACATGTCCTTTCCAAAAGTGTATAACGAGCCTCATGGGTGTAAAGTTCTTACTCATGTAATAGATTGCTCGTTCTTTCTTGCCAGTCTCATCATGTTGTCCTAGTACACATCCAAATGCATTGTTTGACACAGACAAATATAACAATAAAGGACTACTAGGTTGTGGTTGTACTAGTACTGGTGGATTAGAAAGATAGTCCTCGATTACATCAAAAGCCTTTTGACACTCTTCCGTCCATTCTGTCAGAGCGTCCTTTCGTAGCAACTTGAATATGGGCTCACAGATTACAGTAGATTGTGGTATGAATTGGCTGATGTAGTTCAGTCTTCCTAGGAAAGTCATCATTTCTTTCTTGGTCTTTCGAGGCAGTAAATCTTGGATTGTATTAATTTTGGAAGGATCTAGTTCTATGCCTCTCCTACTAACTATGAAATCCAATAACTTTCCTGTCGACACTCTGAATGCGCACTTGGCTGGGTTTAATTTCAAGTTATACCTCCGTAGCCTATTAAAGAACTTCTGTAAGTGTGTCAAATGATCTGAACTCTCATGGGATTTATGATGACATCATCTACGTAGCCCTCAACCTCCTGTGAATCATGTCATGAAAGATGGTGGTCACGGCTCTCGGGTACGTGGCACCGATATTTTTTAGATCAAAGGGCATCACACGATAATGGTAGACTCCCCAGAATATGATGAAAGTTGACTTTTCTGCATCTTCCTTGTCTATTAGGATATGATGATATGCCGCAAAACAATCCACAAACTACTGCAACTCATGCTTGGCACAATTATCGATGAGTATGTGGATGTTGGGTAGAGGAAAATTGCCCTTGGAAGTCGCTTTGTTGAGATCCTAGCAATCTAAACAATCCTGATCTTGTCATCTTTCTTCGGTACTGGAATGATGTTGGACAACTAAGTAGGATATTTGGTCACCTCAACGACATTCGATTCAATCTGCTTCGAGATTTCGTCCTTGATCCTTAAGCTCAAATCTGGTATGAATATACTAGTTTTCTGTTTCATTGGGTTGGATGCTGGATCGAGCGATAATTTGTGGGAAATAATGTCCATGCTCAACCCTGGCATGTCGTCATAAGACCATGCGAACACATCAATGTACTGTTTGAGTAGACTGACTAATTCTTCTTTTTGTGACGTTGTCAGGTGCACACTAACTCCAGTCTCCCTGATTAAATTGTCGTCCCCAGATTCACTATCTCGGTTTCATCCAAGTTTGGTTTTTTCACATCCTCGAATTTCTCCAACTCTTCCGTTAACTGCTCGGGTAGCATAGTATTTTTGTCATATTCCTCACACTCTTCCTCGTTAATTTCATTATGTTCATTTGATTTGTGCTATGTCATGACATTGGCAGGTTTATGTtcatttttaatgaaaaataaaacagaTTAGAAATcaggaaataagagtttaaagACAAATAtaaatggttttcaaaataACTGAGGCTTTCATTGAAAATTAAAGGCATACAAATTAGGTCATGACTCGGATCAACACGAATCAGGTCCCTTGAAGTAAATACATAAAATGGTGGGTTTCGGGCCTTATCCGAATAACGCCAATTTTCAAAAGTGGATTTGACCAtttatctgtcacgacccaactagggggccatgacgggtacccgaggctgaataccgagcaccacttatcatgctaactatcatactcaacctggacatatatcattttcaacacAAATTTATCATAGAACGATCTCCGAATATCTCCCGAAACATGTGCGCATacataggcccataaggctacaaaaatgatgtacagaatatacaccGAAGAAGTATCATAACATGTACCgaccacacataagtatctacgagcctctaactggaatactgaaatcacaaggatgggacaggaccccgccacgccccaatatatacacaaaagaatataccaataggctgcacctccggagtagtggggtgctcctgtagATCTGCTGAGTAAGCTCCTCAGTGTCTgcaccatctccctgtctacccgagggcatgaacacaacatccataaagaaaaaggacgtcgaCGAACAATGTGAGCATGCATGTAtatcaacataataaagaagtaAGAGAACATGAGATGAAGAGATAACTCCGAATCGATCGCggttgcctcttaaggcggaatcatgcatactaacaagaaacatcatatcatgcatacatatatataaatcgcccaaccatataggtacggtgtgatcatcattagcccgcgttcggGCCTCCCGAgttcggggtaaacatctccagccgcccactagtggcgTCTGCCTGGTCAattaggcatggtgtaatcatcatcatagcgcCCACTACGCCTGccgtagtggtgactgcccggccaactaggcacgttgtaattttacatatacataatctaaagcatgcatgagagctcaagtaaaagctgttactctatcggagtgacataaggtcggaaacctccgattacattatggatggAATAGTCCTCATCACCAGGCCATCAtgcatcatggaatcatttttgagcatatcgaagcgatccggttctgtctgtgaaagttacggactttcgcaattctcggaatcatttaggaacaaacctttttttttttttatgcaacttttgaaacttagtcatacaaaggacatagaggccaatatttcatcatatcatgcatacgaagaccaagaaacaaataataatcacggacatggtcggatcgcgagagtagaatttcctcggggctcgtatcatagcctatttacaattaaggcatgccaaaagaaggaagggttgcgctttacatacctcgatttCTCTCAatgctaatccaaactcaagctaattccaacctacgtctcgggctgcccaaggtctacaaataagtcataatatgccaaacattagctatagacatttgggcatttaattccaatttagcccttaattctacagaaatttgggcagcatttcccctgtaaacagaccaaccccgagaatttaactcggccaaatcaacaacaacaacatcaacaaccaacctagcaacattaataatcaatttaaaacgcattctagcattaaatacccttTCCACAttatccaacaacattcattatattcaagccaacatcaacgcttatacattcaaataccaatccgaacccatactaacaacattcaagaacatttcaaacaattcatacaatatttcccaacatcccaaataatactccaactcacccgaaaacagtccccaacccgagaacatatccataacacatccctcgcttccaaatcatgatttgcaccaacaatccacattctagcaatgtcattctcataatatacaaattacattaaatacacatgattctccaaatcagcccatacaattacaacatcaatcttgagtcattaaactctcatttccaacatggaatccacataacaataacaatcaaaatactaaatagaattgatccattctttgctacatttcacaagccatattcggccaataCATCCACAactaactttcatgattttcattcttctcttcacactacaaccatcaaaacatgctaactagaatttaactcattactcctacacaacaccacacacacacacacgccatgcatcacacacacacggctcaactccaacctACCATATTTCccgattttcatccattttagcatactacaacatgcatacaccattcataacacataaaacatgattaaatcttacctttcttcttcaacttcacaaataggctagggtttgcgatctacaaaacgaatggtttgatgatccaaacaacacttcgacgcttacttagggacctccaattagtggatttgcatcaaagaaatattttggaaTGGCTCaaattggacttggttttttctctcttggccgagagccttgttggttgttcttcaacttcttgcttttTTCAAAGTATAGAATGataagaagatgacttagtgatcatcttttaagcttccactcaaattgcacaagtgtccatggcccacacacatgtgttggaccaattaaaattgtccacaaagtgtgtgggaccaattcaaccacatggccaacatggccaattttcatgaatttcaaacttccaaatattccacttttggtcccaaattttcctaaacattccatgccaacaaattcatgaacaacttatgtctcaaaacaaaatcgaaggtcaaaagtcccgacttcgtatcccggaatggtcttgtccctaacttatcatagttaatccggattgtcccaatatacaaaatgcgggatataacatccttcccccctttagaacattcgtcctcgaatgttcaaccagtcttataaagttgtataaggatctcgggggtttcctttattaccctAGCACGCAATCTCAcataccaatcatatttctttttcggCTCCTCGTACTTTACGAATAAGGCAATAAGGTCCAACACATCTTTCATGGGTAACGTCTTCGAGCATACCTACTCACCAATtcggaattctaagtgtcgacggcaattgtcgtcatatgatttctgtcgtctaCGAGCCACTGCTGGTGTCCCCTACTTCAACTGTCGTCAATTGCTATCAATCTGAAAGAATCTGACACATAAATTCACTCTTTTCCAGCagccagctagttctgatcttcttgcttaaatcatctcataatctctctttactcaacttgtaacattctagacacattatctcgtgtcgtttctTTATCTTTAGTTCAAACTCTCCCATtatccctttgctcagatcttgctcttaactttctgATCACACATTATGTGGCAATCCTTGCACGACTATGCGAAGGCGCTTCAAATTAGCTCACAAATACCTTAGCATGGCTTCACtagtccttatgttttactttatcTTCGCCTCTTTtctcttacctgtagcccaagcattTTTAACAATTATATTGTAGTGTCCATTGTccccatcttacacttgcatctctcgaactcgcttcccccctttaggggtatactTATACCATTTTCCGTTTATGCTTTGCTCTATGTCCGTATTTCCAGTTtcacttaggcggcacttttattccgacatttttgATTCCCTTGCCTTCCGGccactcactttctttcttttccaaacatcaTTGTATAAGAACTTTCCAGGCTTAACTTGTGGTGAAAACGACATCCACTTGCCTTGTAACGTTTGTGTTATTTATATATTGctttctcacttgaactttgttATCCTGTCCGATTCGTGTCTCCCAAATACCGCCACGTTAGTCGCCGGAATACACTGATTTGGTCACGTACggaatatcacatacacacctctatatatacatagttactAGCATTtcctttacaaaatatttccaaacgctactcaaactcaccctagTTCTAAAACTGTGgtgcactttctttcttttcaccggtctaatccgccccgtTCCACGCGGCCTCTTAGGGTTCCTGCCCACTCCAcagactctaatttttccttaggttactctaatttcccatttgcttcttacgtctgaatttgtagaacttccagaaaacttcccagggggtcacccatcctaaaattgctctcactccagtacgcttaactttggaactccgatgaaatacgatgctttaatgctaataggatcgcgtccacttcaccgtatgacctttatcacataatctggaatAAGTCAAAGTCTTAACAGATCCCGAAATGTTCTCATTCTATCTCGTTCCTcctcctttctataaccgagtctttcaccgTCTCGCCACTTATAGCACTTGTATCCTTGGCTACGCATGTCATGggctattactacactgttatctcgctttcctCTTATTTCCTTTTCTAGCCAACTTTATCCTTGACATTTCACAAGCGGTCTTATCCATACGTTCATATCCGTCACATTTCTTTTCCTCTgcactcttgtcttaatcatactattacttcttttaactataactcgtcataattcatcccctTTATCCAAATAACACTTCATCAAGATTATCATTTCTTAGTGCCACAAGcccttttccaatttcttttatcctgtcgatatcgaccttctaattattcttatccttaatttagtaattacttctttctcgatgtcagccgtactcgtagcttagccAGATCTCaccattactatcggcacgaccttttaAGTCGTATTAccaacctatatctcattctctttttatttctagaaaaatttcggcagagtttcctctgtaactgttactatctcaaaacctgtacacaggaaataccaacaatgcctcacagggccaacatatatatacatgtcatatcgcatcacggccacacggggctcccaatatcgaTAATAGTACGAAAATGGTGAACATACCTcatatgcccaactcaaactgcacctgttacactttcttatttacttcccttttcagttttcaacttgtatctcaatcgtacttcaatatctcacCCGACACGCAtgtttcatacctttgcttacctgcgtgctttgcaACTCCCAATATcgtcaatcgctttcttctatcgatgtcattcttctgctgcaatcagCGGTTAGTATaaataatctcatttcctatgacttggctctatggcacgatctcagatatgaaagaagagtaaccaacctaaatgcccagtagcctcctgtttataaatgtggcgcgcaacacaccataaacaagactctacttgacatgactttgcagacaacccctaggacgaactgctctgataccaatttgtcacaccctaatttccgatagggcgtgatgggcacccgacccttacctagggccgagcgaacccgctgactttcacAATACTCATGAACATGCTGGGCCCTCAAATCGTATCACAAGCACATAATgcaaatttttttcaaacaaacgtgatcctcgttttttttttctttccaaatcacataaaatccgcatcgtatgaaatctgtaaacatgtgaagttcgtaacacaatgcataataatacatcggcttatatagccgcttacaaaactgacatatcatacactcgacactgtctgcaaagtctctaccataatcttcggataccatacaaaaagtactcgactcggcggcaagACTcacgaggaaatggagctcgccaatctagctgGGACATCTGCAGCTAACGTCCTCTACCCTCGCAGGTacctacgcggcatgaaacgcagcccccgaagaaagggggtcagtacggaatatgtactgagcatgtaaagcatggaatatcgtaaacagaatcgtactgaaatgaggaggacagaaaagtaatacaataaccagaaaatcgtaacacttgcctttgaaacataaatcatacgtatcaatTTCATATTCAGCTCATCATGGGACGGAAGAACagagtcagaaaatcatctcgtacacatgcatagatataacgtgccccggccctctagtgaggggcgcggtaagtaaaaccatcagatgcatatacatataacgtgccccggccctttagtgagggacgcggtaagtaaaatcatatcatgtacatataacgtgccccggccctctagtgagggacgcggtgaatgaagtcatcatatgccatcctagccacctccccatatcatcatatcataatcatatcatataacatgccgcGGCCCTCTAGTGAtaggcgcggtgaatcatactgtagaaacgtgcacgaatacatgccctggcccgggacgcagtgaaagagatcttaatagctcgcacgagcagagtagtgagaaaccatatacacaaatcatcatcacagcctcaacaacataatcaaacgaaatctcatttagaagcTAAATAACcgtcaagtcaagttccttccgaaaatcattcgagaacatatcaagtagcattttagaaattgtaggtacgtgtcaagatcgtgtgacatagcttgtggaaatcaaaacatagccgtcattacagactcaatagaatagtcgaagcgaactattatttcaaaaccaagacaatagtcaaatcgaattttctttcgaataccactcgggaacatatcaacccgaacttcagaaaccatagttatgtatcaaaatcatatgcataagatcattatcataaactcaaaaggtaagtaaactgatcgtacttgaaatcggaatcatagtcatatcatattctttccaaagtcgtcagaagtacataaaggagagtcgcgggacccacggacgggtgtcgacccaagtcgggcccgcctatggaaaacatagtcatcatgcatcatggaatcatttttgagcatatcgaagcgatccggttctgtctgtgaaagttacggactttcgcaattctcgg is a window of Lycium ferocissimum isolate CSIRO_LF1 chromosome 12, AGI_CSIRO_Lferr_CH_V1, whole genome shotgun sequence DNA encoding:
- the LOC132039076 gene encoding uncharacterized protein LOC132039076 — encoded protein: MPTGKLAKWQMPLSELDIVYVSQKEVKGQALADLLAKNPVDEEYEPLRTYFLNEEILFVGEDIIESYPGWRLSFDGVVNFKGSEIGAVLVSHSAQYYPVAAKLRFKHTNNIAEYEACILGLKLALDMNIQELLVIGDSDLLIHQVQGKWATKNAKILPYLHLIQRLCKNFRKIEFKHTPRVQNEFANAFATISSMIQHPERSYIDPLEISLKEQHAYCSHMEAEPNRMPWYADVKNYLEIRKYPKYATSNQKKTIQRMAKTFFLNREILYRRTSNLGLLRRVDAGEATRLLDEVHAGVCGPHMNGFTLARKIVRAGYFWMTMESECSQFVQKCHQCQIHGDLIRVPPRELNVMSSPWPFAAWGMDVIGLIEPAASNRHRFILVAIDYFTKWVEVASYKSVTKKVVATLFATTYYVNLGFQNPS